A genomic segment from Brevundimonas sp. SORGH_AS_0993 encodes:
- a CDS encoding TorF family putative porin: MKNQLLGAAAAAAMTLGLFAAAPASAEDLKLSANVGLVSDYVFRGYSQTNENAALQGGVDAAYGSFYAGTWASTVDFGDDTGAELDVYGGYRTEVAGYALDFGVIGYLYPKEPSGADYTYVEYKAAASRAVGLATIGAAVYYSPNFFGTADKEAVYTEVNGSFSPIEKVTVSGALGFQYLDHSDDYSTWNLGVTYAIDPAVGLDLRYHDTDVKGVPGAADRVVAGVKFAF; the protein is encoded by the coding sequence ATGAAAAATCAGCTCCTTGGCGCGGCCGCCGCCGCAGCAATGACCCTCGGTCTGTTCGCCGCTGCGCCCGCTTCGGCCGAAGACCTGAAGCTTTCGGCCAATGTAGGCTTGGTCAGCGATTATGTTTTTCGGGGTTACAGCCAGACGAATGAGAATGCCGCACTGCAAGGCGGAGTGGATGCAGCTTACGGTTCTTTTTACGCGGGGACTTGGGCTTCTACCGTTGATTTCGGCGACGACACCGGCGCCGAGCTAGATGTGTATGGCGGCTACCGCACCGAAGTGGCCGGCTATGCGCTTGATTTCGGCGTGATCGGCTATCTTTATCCGAAAGAACCGTCTGGCGCGGACTACACTTATGTCGAGTATAAGGCTGCAGCGTCGCGGGCGGTCGGTCTTGCCACCATTGGCGCGGCGGTTTATTATTCGCCCAACTTCTTCGGAACGGCGGACAAGGAAGCCGTCTATACTGAAGTGAACGGCTCCTTCTCGCCAATCGAAAAGGTCACCGTCTCTGGCGCTCTCGGGTTCCAGTACCTTGATCATAGCGACGATTATTCGACCTGGAACTTGGGCGTAACCTACGCCATCGATCCGGCCGTTGGTTTGGACCTTCGCTATCACGATACAGATGTGAAGGGGGTTCCCGGCGCCGCAGATCGGGTCGTTGCGGGCGTCAAGTTCGCCTTCTGA
- the leuB gene encoding 3-isopropylmalate dehydrogenase, with protein sequence MTTSAPKTYNIVVLPGDGVGPEVAGAARQVLSVIADFYGHHFVFTEHLIGGAAIDATGEPLPEATSRACLDADAVLLGAVGGPKWDGGKVRPEQGLLAIRKVMGLFANLRPLQVSPVMAHRSPLKKEIVEGVDLIVFRELTGGVYFGKKTRDEKGATDLCEYTVAEIERVARAAFQTARQRRGKVTSVDKANVMETSRLWREVVTRIHAEEFPEITLEHALVDSMAMHLIRKPREYDVILTENMFGDILSDEISVLGGSIGLLPSASLGTAGPGLFEPIHGSAPDIAGQDLANPVGAILSAALLLRHSLKLEDEADSIEAAVAAVLAAGAVTADLGGELGTRGATEAVIDAIRAIHWAAAHRVQMHWA encoded by the coding sequence ATGACCACTTCCGCTCCCAAGACCTACAATATCGTCGTCCTGCCCGGCGACGGCGTCGGCCCGGAGGTGGCGGGCGCCGCCCGTCAGGTGCTGTCGGTCATCGCCGACTTCTACGGCCACCATTTCGTCTTCACCGAACATCTGATCGGCGGCGCGGCCATCGACGCGACGGGCGAGCCCTTGCCCGAGGCGACCAGCAGGGCCTGCCTGGACGCCGATGCGGTTCTGCTGGGCGCGGTCGGCGGACCCAAGTGGGATGGCGGCAAGGTGCGGCCCGAACAGGGGTTGCTGGCCATCCGCAAGGTCATGGGCCTGTTCGCCAATCTGCGCCCGCTGCAGGTCTCGCCGGTGATGGCGCACCGTTCGCCGCTGAAGAAGGAGATCGTCGAGGGCGTCGACCTGATCGTCTTCCGCGAACTGACGGGCGGGGTCTATTTCGGCAAGAAGACCCGCGACGAAAAAGGCGCCACGGACCTGTGCGAATATACGGTTGCGGAGATCGAGCGCGTCGCGCGCGCCGCCTTCCAGACCGCGCGCCAGCGTCGCGGCAAGGTCACGTCGGTCGACAAGGCCAATGTGATGGAGACCAGCCGTCTGTGGCGCGAGGTCGTGACCCGCATCCACGCCGAGGAATTCCCCGAGATCACCTTGGAGCACGCCCTGGTCGACTCCATGGCCATGCACCTGATCCGGAAGCCGCGCGAGTACGACGTCATCCTGACCGAGAACATGTTCGGCGACATCCTGTCCGACGAAATTTCCGTGCTGGGCGGCTCCATCGGCCTGTTGCCGTCGGCGTCGCTGGGCACGGCGGGGCCGGGCCTGTTCGAACCGATCCACGGCTCGGCGCCGGACATCGCGGGGCAGGATCTGGCCAACCCCGTCGGCGCCATCCTGTCGGCGGCGCTGCTGCTGCGTCACAGCCTGAAGCTGGAGGACGAGGCCGATTCCATCGAGGCGGCCGTCGCCGCCGTCCTGGCCGCGGGCGCCGTTACGGCCGACCTTGGCGGGGAACTGGGCACGCGCGGGGCGACCGAGGCGGTGATCGACGCCATCCGCGCCATTCACTGGGCGGCGGCGCACCGGGTGCAGATGCACTGGGCGTAA
- a CDS encoding ammonium transporter, which produces MAAAGAAQAQEAAPALLGHQKELVLDGAGTSWLGVSTALVLLMTLPGLALFYGGMVRKKNVIATITQSVGVFAVVTLVWFIAGYSLAFGANPSAGLQPFIGGLDMLFLNGVSLKTANGLLPGIPEFLFISFQMTFAIITPALVTGAFAERMKYSALLLFTALWSLLVYAPICHWVWGGGFLGTAGVLDFAGGAVVHVNSGVAGLVCALVLGRRKGYGVEPINPHNPVLTMIGASLLLVGWIGFNAGSAGAANELMGVALLNTILAAAAAALTWKLVEVIEKKKVSLIGMLSGVVAGLVAITPAAGFVDPKGAVIIGLIAGPACYASSVWIKKLLRYDDSLDAFGIHGAGGLIGALLTGVFASTAINSLSEGANVGAQALGLLWTIVYSAVGTLIILFVCKFTTGLRVSEAEEAAGLDTSLHGEALEH; this is translated from the coding sequence ATGGCCGCCGCCGGTGCGGCCCAGGCGCAGGAGGCCGCGCCGGCCCTTCTGGGGCACCAGAAGGAACTGGTGCTGGACGGCGCCGGAACGTCCTGGCTGGGCGTCTCCACCGCCCTGGTGCTGCTGATGACCCTGCCGGGCCTGGCGCTGTTCTATGGCGGCATGGTGCGCAAGAAGAACGTCATCGCCACCATCACCCAATCCGTCGGCGTCTTCGCCGTCGTCACCCTGGTCTGGTTCATCGCCGGATACAGCCTGGCCTTCGGGGCCAATCCGTCGGCGGGGCTGCAGCCCTTCATCGGCGGCCTGGACATGCTGTTCCTGAACGGCGTGTCGCTGAAGACCGCCAACGGCCTGCTGCCCGGAATCCCCGAGTTCCTGTTCATCTCCTTCCAGATGACCTTCGCCATCATCACCCCGGCCCTGGTGACGGGCGCCTTCGCCGAGCGGATGAAGTATTCCGCCCTGCTGCTGTTCACCGCCCTGTGGTCGCTGCTGGTCTATGCGCCGATCTGCCACTGGGTGTGGGGCGGCGGCTTCCTGGGAACGGCCGGCGTGCTGGACTTCGCGGGCGGCGCGGTCGTTCACGTCAACTCGGGCGTGGCGGGTCTGGTCTGCGCCCTCGTCCTGGGCCGCCGTAAGGGTTACGGCGTCGAGCCGATCAATCCGCACAACCCTGTCCTGACCATGATCGGCGCCTCGCTGCTGCTGGTCGGCTGGATCGGGTTCAACGCCGGTTCGGCCGGCGCCGCCAACGAACTGATGGGCGTGGCCTTGCTGAACACCATCCTGGCCGCCGCCGCCGCCGCCCTGACCTGGAAGCTGGTCGAGGTGATCGAGAAGAAGAAGGTCTCGCTGATCGGCATGCTGTCGGGCGTCGTCGCGGGTCTGGTCGCCATCACCCCGGCGGCCGGCTTCGTGGATCCCAAGGGCGCCGTGATCATCGGCCTGATCGCCGGTCCGGCCTGCTACGCCTCCTCGGTCTGGATCAAGAAGCTGCTGCGCTACGACGACAGCCTGGATGCTTTCGGCATCCACGGCGCGGGCGGTCTGATCGGCGCCCTCCTGACCGGCGTGTTCGCCTCCACCGCGATCAACAGCCTGTCGGAAGGCGCCAATGTCGGCGCCCAGGCGCTGGGGCTGCTGTGGACCATCGTCTACAGCGCCGTCGGCACCTTGATCATCCTGTTCGTGTGCAAGTTCACGACGGGTCTGCGTGTCAGCGAGGCGGAAGAAGCCGCCGGTCTGGACACCTCGCTGCACGGCGAGGCGCTGGAACACTGA
- the leuD gene encoding 3-isopropylmalate dehydratase small subunit, translating into MSEPFQVLTSKTVTLSQANIDTDQIIPARFLTTTTREGLGKAAFYDWRYEADGSEKPEAILNRIDPAEHRILLAGRNFACGSSREHAPWALYDYGFRAVISTEIADIFTSNALKNGLLPIVVSQAVWDDLAAQPDQPVTIDLQANEIRRGNALPVPFRVESFARQCLLDGVDTLGWLQSNLPEIEAYERSRETA; encoded by the coding sequence TCTGAGCCGTTTCAGGTTCTAACGTCGAAAACGGTCACGCTCAGTCAGGCCAATATCGACACCGATCAGATCATTCCGGCGCGGTTCCTGACCACCACCACGCGCGAAGGCCTGGGCAAGGCGGCCTTCTACGATTGGCGCTACGAGGCCGACGGATCGGAGAAGCCCGAGGCGATCCTGAACCGGATCGACCCGGCCGAGCATCGCATCCTGCTGGCGGGGCGGAATTTCGCCTGCGGATCGTCACGCGAACATGCGCCCTGGGCGCTCTACGACTATGGCTTCCGGGCGGTGATCTCGACCGAGATTGCTGACATTTTTACATCGAACGCGCTGAAAAACGGCCTCCTGCCGATCGTCGTCAGCCAGGCGGTTTGGGACGATCTGGCCGCGCAGCCGGATCAACCCGTCACGATCGACCTCCAGGCGAACGAGATTCGGCGCGGCAATGCCCTGCCCGTGCCGTTCAGGGTCGAATCCTTCGCCCGCCAATGCCTGCTGGATGGGGTGGACACCCTGGGCTGGCTGCAATCAAACCTGCCCGAGATCGAAGCCTACGAGCGATCGAGAGAGACCGCCTGA